One genomic segment of Synergistaceae bacterium includes these proteins:
- a CDS encoding sigma-70 family RNA polymerase sigma factor, with the protein MSLDPEHEKNLWQLCTHGDIEAREELIVAYRPLVFWIAGKIHVTDNELKQDIIQEGMLALIRAVDKFEPEREFKFSTYAYHKIHGQIINMLERSEKKAPLPVPDEWLVMAEENNSDSDNNDEWLDVAQSIKKLDGKEAEIVSALFFEGKKPKDVAIEKKLDVSHVYRLRRAAIAKIRGWLGLAQS; encoded by the coding sequence ATGAGCTTAGATCCCGAACACGAGAAAAATTTATGGCAGCTTTGCACACACGGTGATATTGAAGCTCGTGAAGAATTAATCGTAGCTTATAGGCCGCTTGTCTTCTGGATTGCCGGGAAGATTCACGTTACTGATAATGAATTAAAGCAGGATATTATTCAAGAAGGCATGTTAGCTCTTATTCGTGCAGTTGATAAATTTGAGCCCGAACGTGAATTCAAATTCTCGACATATGCATATCACAAGATTCACGGGCAAATTATTAACATGTTGGAACGCAGCGAGAAAAAAGCCCCCCTCCCTGTTCCTGATGAGTGGCTTGTTATGGCCGAAGAAAATAACTCAGACAGTGATAATAATGATGAGTGGCTTGACGTTGCTCAGAGTATCAAGAAACTTGACGGAAAAGAAGCCGAAATTGTTTCAGCTCTATTTTTCGAGGGCAAGAAGCCTAAAGATGTAGCAATTGAGAAAAAATTAGATGTCAGCCATGTTTATAGATTGAGACGTGCAGCAATAGCAAAAATTCGAGGCTGGCTGGGTCTCGCGCAATCATAA